From the bacterium genome, the window CTCCAAAGTACAGGTAATCGAGGAGATAGGAGATGTCGCCGATGTCAATGGTCGAACCGCCGTTGGCATTCCCGCACTCCTGAGCTTCGACCGGAACGACAAAGAGGAGAATGAGTAATGCGGCGAACATAACTCTGTGTAGATACATGATCCGCCCCTTTCCTGTGTTATTTCGCAACCAGAAAGCCAAACCCCCGCGAACAGAATGCTCCCGGTAGCGTGGCATTTATCTTCTATCTATAAATTAAATAACGTGACTGAGAATAGCCTGAATTACAGGAATAAAATAGAACACAATATCCATGATGTCAAGGGGAAAAGGAGGAAGCTGGTCAACGGTCAACGGGTCTGTTTGCCGATAAGACGCTCCAGGCGCGTGCGAATCCGCTCTTTCTCCGTTGGACCATACGGACATCGCTGTTGTGCGAGTCTGGCAAATTCTATCGCCTTTGCGATATCTTTCTCCCGATGCTCATAATAGACCGCCAGTTCGATCGAGGCGCGGTACCCCTCGCGACTATCCGCAACCGACAGCTCCTGCCAGATCGACACCGCCTGTTCCCAATCTCCCGAGCGCTTGAGCGCCGAAGCATGGAACAGCCGTATCTCCGGAGTCATGTCGCCGACAGACTCATCCGCTATCCGTTTGCACAAACTGAGGACCTGAGGCGTACGGTTGCGACGACGGTATACTCGCGACAGCGAATAAAGATCATCGGTCTGATCCAGCACTCCCCCTTCAGTCGCAAATGCCGAGGCAACATGCGCCAACAGAAAATGAAGACTGACTATATCGTGACGGTTATGTGTCAGCACATCTCCCATCTTGTCGAGCTGCTCTGATGCCAGCCATTCGAAATAGACCGACGGAACCAGATAGCCGGGGATATCATCCTGGCGG encodes:
- a CDS encoding ribonuclease H-like domain-containing protein, yielding MGEVIYGEHIDLLHSARRLFKRRLKECNLTHVERRLFEFHRQDDIPGYLVPSVYFEWLASEQLDKMGDVLTHNRHDIVSLHFLLAHVASAFATEGGVLDQTDDLYSLSRVYRRRNRTPQVLSLCKRIADESVGDMTPEIRLFHASALKRSGDWEQAVSIWQELSVADSREGYRASIELAVYYEHREKDIAKAIEFARLAQQRCPYGPTEKERIRTRLERLIGKQTR